One Pseudonocardia abyssalis DNA segment encodes these proteins:
- a CDS encoding ester cyclase, which translates to MTSPDTVPDTQATRAVIRRLEHAVNTRQPDLLVDIVTDDFVRHCEATPGVEVRTRGEFADFLDQDLTVFPDSVQTFDHILVDGDMAAVWATYEGTQDGPMGPFPASGKTARFWYSGIMRMEHGRIAEWWVTWDNMTILAQLGHLGADAPNG; encoded by the coding sequence GGCGACCCGAGCCGTGATCCGACGCCTGGAGCACGCCGTGAACACCCGGCAGCCCGACCTCCTCGTCGACATCGTCACCGACGACTTCGTCCGCCACTGCGAGGCGACCCCGGGCGTCGAGGTCCGCACCCGAGGGGAGTTCGCCGACTTCCTCGACCAGGACCTGACCGTGTTCCCCGACAGCGTCCAGACCTTCGACCACATCCTCGTCGACGGCGACATGGCCGCGGTCTGGGCGACCTACGAGGGCACGCAGGACGGACCGATGGGGCCGTTCCCGGCGTCGGGGAAGACGGCCCGTTTCTGGTACAGCGGCATCATGCGCATGGAGCACGGCCGGATCGCCGAATGGTGGGTGACCTGGGACAACATGACGATCCTCGCCCAGCTGGGGCACCTGGGCGCCGACGCGCCGAACGGCTGA